One stretch of Leadbetterella byssophila DSM 17132 DNA includes these proteins:
- a CDS encoding porin family protein, whose protein sequence is MKSILKVAIALVLTTGAAQAQGINIGAKGSLNLTNIPKFTVIESLGQDLKYMATGGGALFAEIPLDANFSFRPEIAYNRRGGKLEGLNLGSGTIGQIIGNLANARLNLDYIDIPLLFKYNISTEGEGSPYVVAGPSLGFMVGHTMSNSILGLIDLNYNVNMNFKNFDLGGVVGLGYEMPLNGKMKGFVEATYRQGFLNAVDNFGPVKVDSKTSNFGISAGVSFPVGK, encoded by the coding sequence ATGAAAAGCATTTTAAAAGTGGCGATTGCCCTGGTTTTGACTACCGGAGCGGCTCAGGCACAAGGTATTAACATTGGTGCAAAAGGATCCTTAAACCTTACAAACATTCCTAAATTTACCGTAATTGAAAGTTTAGGTCAGGACCTAAAATACATGGCAACGGGTGGAGGCGCTCTCTTCGCTGAGATTCCTTTGGATGCAAATTTTAGCTTCCGTCCGGAGATAGCTTATAACAGAAGAGGTGGGAAGTTAGAGGGATTGAATCTAGGCTCGGGGACTATCGGGCAGATCATTGGGAATTTAGCTAATGCACGTCTGAATCTGGACTATATAGATATACCGCTCCTATTTAAATATAACATTTCTACTGAAGGAGAAGGTTCCCCATACGTGGTAGCCGGTCCGTCATTAGGCTTTATGGTGGGACATACCATGAGTAATTCCATCCTAGGATTGATAGACTTGAACTACAATGTAAACATGAACTTCAAGAACTTTGACTTAGGAGGAGTAGTTGGCCTAGGATATGAAATGCCTTTAAACGGCAAAATGAAAGGTTTTGTAGAAGCTACCTATAGACAAGGCTTCTTAAATGCAGTGGACAATTTCGGTCCGGTGAAGGTGGATAGCAAAACCAGCAACTTCGGAATTTCAGCCGGAGTGAGCTTTCCTGTAGGTAAATAA
- a CDS encoding translocation/assembly module TamB domain-containing protein, whose product MTGSSIRKTLKVFGISILVILGAMVAILLYFNSTPGQKKLSDLIFNGLSKKIGTPIEGRLSFSLPDWVQLDQLLIRDLSNDTLVYAQRAHLDVALMKLLHNELYIEQVELENAVVKLKKKDEAFNFDFILNAFASEPTPKDTNSSSLKINLTGVDLKSIKVDYDDQDSGQRFLVHLGLLNTGFDVLDLEKSRFDLKPLLVENLYVQGSLGQSSTDTSSSGVLPDIRLKTIDAKNLNWNFDLGEQLTKGQNVALHLEPKDINLPQLEVDVKALNAGFDAISFAQKNPQRVPQGEINYSDLELTKGSIDLENVVYSEGNLALEVKELKVEEKSGLAVKHLEGKVALKGQDGGVEGLVLETNRSLLKANGTFVLDTANFQKTQFDVVIPELKVAVADAFYFASSLKQTLPKSHQDYLTGKGRITGTPEKLNLNHVYLTASSDTRVTVNGSLSFGEVFGMDLAIKDFSTHPGDLAKYVTLPDSMRLPNLMVLNGKVKGTLEDLKADAYLNSTYGGARLNAYLKNLSKTPSYGGSAYIENFGVGQLIQNPQLGNISALVNFEGSGFENPNVKFDGKVEEASWAGQVYQNLSLDGTLANQLVDAKAQLDDPKARLSLDAQVDMRQEAILLTGNADVKHLDLKALGITEDRIYLKGNFDINRLVADLKKPFIDFKGTQIQVSTDSTQFPIGELSVLTEYGELDKRLDLKGEFVNLSLSGNFEYDRLADILKNEVNKYFKLPDFTPPSDSLAYYFDINGTVEYDPVISVFVPGIRDFKPITINSALRSEGDLPFTGLLKVPYLVYDSIHVVNTTFEFKGNGTQLDYELLSDQISNPSFRLRKADLHGRLKNNAASFDLSVKDSLDTEIHSLAGLLESDGKKVRLSFDETGSKLFYEEWGGNPYGYIDYSPEGLYVDNIVFSSGSQVLRINSTAEATNAPLAIFAENLDLNFLSRAILQDSLLVSGYLDLDLEVSQYMGEGNLAFVGEAEIEDFHFNQVVLGDLKAKAESDNLETITVNATLAGSNNEFELRGKYYSQRKEALDFVLDMGGLDLHAVEPFLKDIAYDMKGAILGEISIKGEVSKPDVNGTLAFNNAELRIKETAGLLKIDQQKLELTQSRLRFEDFVVKDAKDQPMTINGSVDFSGLPVFRYNLDISTDNFLIAQSERGQSELFYGTAYLDSKLNIRGRNAEFRITGDITSREGTNLTLLLPDESVGEDLNAVVTFVDFKHPEKNKKESTETQLSLANALNVNINVDQKTTINMLMNPITGDMLTASGNGKLNIGFDNAGELFIIGNLQISSGSYELTFQTIKKRFEITESSRSSISFAGDPTKGIMDITAEYKVPGRKDVSTYPGLDDVKEKVFADVRVDLVLKGEVLNLSDVDFQIVAKENEVASIAEDLKGQGWSIVNDRGEKKSDSEGAVTAANKEMLKQNAIMLLVAGSFSMDQILDSFTSSSGAGYEDLARRNVSQIISSQLERYASGLIKGVDLNVGLQSSGGATTDGSDRSTNLNLGVSKKLANDRLIFSVGKNFELENKELQSDEIFDNVEANWLISTDGRYRLKVFRKNRNQTAVEGSVIETGLGFIIAIDYDTWRELMKRKK is encoded by the coding sequence ATGACAGGAAGCTCCATACGAAAAACACTCAAGGTCTTCGGCATCAGTATTTTGGTGATCCTGGGAGCAATGGTGGCTATCCTGCTCTACTTTAATTCTACACCCGGTCAGAAGAAGTTGAGCGATTTAATCTTTAATGGATTGTCCAAAAAGATAGGGACTCCCATTGAAGGAAGGTTAAGTTTTTCTCTGCCGGATTGGGTTCAATTAGATCAATTACTTATTAGGGACTTGTCTAATGACACCCTAGTATATGCCCAGCGCGCTCACTTAGATGTAGCTCTGATGAAACTGCTGCATAATGAGCTCTATATTGAACAAGTAGAATTAGAGAACGCCGTTGTAAAACTCAAAAAGAAGGATGAGGCTTTTAACTTCGACTTTATTCTGAATGCTTTTGCCTCTGAACCTACACCTAAGGATACCAATAGCTCTTCTTTAAAGATTAATCTGACAGGCGTGGATTTGAAATCCATTAAGGTGGATTATGATGATCAGGATTCCGGTCAAAGGTTCCTCGTCCATCTGGGCCTTCTAAATACCGGTTTTGATGTCTTGGATCTGGAAAAGAGTAGGTTTGACCTAAAACCGCTTCTAGTGGAAAACCTCTATGTACAAGGTAGTTTAGGCCAAAGCTCTACGGATACCAGCTCCTCTGGAGTACTTCCTGATATCCGACTAAAAACCATTGACGCTAAGAACCTAAACTGGAACTTTGACTTAGGAGAACAGCTAACCAAGGGACAAAATGTAGCCCTGCATTTGGAACCTAAAGATATCAATCTGCCTCAACTAGAAGTGGATGTGAAAGCCCTTAACGCTGGCTTTGATGCCATAAGTTTTGCGCAGAAAAACCCTCAGAGGGTTCCTCAAGGAGAAATCAACTATTCTGATTTGGAGCTGACAAAAGGCAGTATAGACCTAGAAAACGTAGTTTACAGCGAAGGAAACCTGGCTCTGGAAGTAAAAGAGCTGAAAGTCGAAGAAAAGAGTGGATTAGCAGTCAAACATCTGGAGGGTAAAGTGGCTTTAAAAGGCCAGGATGGGGGAGTGGAAGGCTTAGTTCTTGAAACGAATAGATCACTCCTTAAGGCAAATGGCACCTTTGTATTAGATACTGCTAACTTCCAAAAGACCCAATTTGATGTAGTCATTCCGGAATTGAAGGTGGCGGTTGCAGATGCCTTTTACTTTGCTTCATCTCTTAAACAAACCTTGCCTAAATCACATCAGGATTATCTGACGGGAAAAGGTAGGATTACAGGTACTCCTGAAAAATTGAATTTGAACCATGTGTATCTGACCGCAAGTTCAGATACCCGAGTGACAGTTAACGGAAGCTTGAGTTTTGGGGAGGTCTTTGGTATGGATCTGGCTATCAAAGATTTCTCAACCCATCCCGGTGACCTGGCAAAATATGTAACTCTTCCGGATAGTATGAGATTACCTAACCTCATGGTGCTGAACGGAAAAGTAAAAGGAACGTTAGAGGATCTAAAGGCAGATGCTTATCTTAATTCCACGTATGGGGGTGCCCGGCTGAACGCTTACCTAAAGAATCTTTCTAAAACTCCAAGTTATGGGGGCTCTGCTTATATAGAAAACTTTGGTGTAGGACAACTGATCCAAAATCCTCAACTGGGAAATATCAGTGCATTGGTAAATTTTGAGGGTTCAGGATTTGAAAATCCCAACGTAAAATTTGATGGGAAGGTAGAAGAAGCTTCCTGGGCGGGACAAGTATATCAAAACTTAAGTCTAGACGGAACTTTAGCAAATCAATTGGTTGATGCCAAAGCTCAGTTGGATGACCCCAAAGCACGTTTGAGTCTGGATGCCCAAGTGGATATGCGTCAAGAGGCCATATTGCTAACAGGAAATGCAGATGTTAAACATCTGGATTTAAAAGCACTTGGCATCACAGAAGATAGGATCTACCTCAAAGGGAATTTTGATATCAATAGGTTAGTAGCCGACTTGAAAAAGCCATTCATAGATTTCAAGGGAACACAAATACAAGTTTCCACAGATTCCACACAGTTCCCAATTGGTGAGTTGAGTGTGTTAACAGAATATGGAGAACTGGATAAGAGACTGGATTTGAAAGGCGAATTCGTAAATCTTTCTCTTTCCGGTAATTTTGAATACGATAGGTTAGCGGACATTCTCAAGAATGAGGTTAATAAGTACTTTAAACTCCCAGATTTTACTCCTCCTTCTGATAGTTTGGCTTATTATTTCGATATCAATGGTACGGTAGAATATGATCCTGTTATCTCCGTTTTTGTACCGGGAATCAGGGATTTTAAACCTATTACCATCAACTCTGCTTTGCGCTCTGAAGGTGACTTACCATTTACAGGATTGCTTAAAGTGCCTTACCTGGTGTATGATTCCATACATGTGGTCAATACTACCTTTGAGTTCAAAGGAAACGGTACTCAGTTAGATTACGAGTTACTCTCTGATCAAATCTCAAATCCTTCTTTCCGTCTCAGGAAGGCGGATCTGCATGGACGTTTAAAGAATAATGCGGCAAGTTTTGACTTGTCTGTGAAAGACAGTCTGGATACAGAAATTCACTCATTGGCAGGGCTTCTGGAAAGTGATGGGAAAAAAGTCAGGTTGAGTTTTGATGAGACCGGAAGTAAGCTCTTTTATGAAGAATGGGGGGGGAACCCTTATGGTTATATAGATTATTCACCTGAAGGCCTATATGTAGATAACATAGTATTCTCCTCAGGAAGTCAAGTGTTAAGGATAAATAGTACAGCGGAGGCAACTAATGCTCCTTTAGCCATCTTTGCGGAAAATCTGGATCTGAACTTCTTGTCTAGGGCCATTTTGCAGGATTCATTGTTGGTTTCAGGTTATCTGGATCTAGATTTAGAAGTCAGCCAATACATGGGTGAAGGTAACTTGGCTTTTGTTGGCGAAGCGGAAATCGAAGACTTCCATTTTAATCAGGTAGTGCTGGGTGATCTAAAAGCCAAAGCTGAGAGTGATAATTTGGAGACCATTACTGTAAACGCTACCCTGGCAGGTTCGAATAATGAGTTTGAATTAAGAGGGAAATATTATAGCCAAAGGAAGGAAGCGCTGGACTTTGTCTTAGATATGGGTGGATTAGACTTGCATGCCGTAGAGCCCTTCTTAAAAGATATAGCCTATGACATGAAAGGGGCTATCCTAGGGGAGATAAGTATCAAGGGAGAGGTGTCTAAGCCAGATGTCAACGGTACTTTAGCTTTTAATAATGCAGAATTAAGAATAAAAGAAACGGCAGGTCTTCTGAAGATTGATCAGCAAAAACTAGAGCTTACTCAATCCCGCCTCAGATTTGAGGACTTCGTGGTGAAGGATGCTAAAGACCAGCCTATGACCATTAACGGAAGCGTAGACTTTTCCGGTTTGCCAGTGTTTAGATACAATTTGGACATAAGTACAGATAACTTCCTGATAGCACAGTCAGAAAGAGGACAAAGTGAGTTGTTCTATGGAACTGCGTATTTGGACAGTAAATTGAATATCCGAGGTAGAAACGCTGAATTCAGAATAACAGGTGATATTACCTCCAGAGAGGGAACAAACTTGACGCTACTCTTACCGGATGAAAGTGTAGGTGAAGACCTGAATGCTGTGGTGACCTTTGTGGATTTTAAACATCCTGAGAAGAATAAAAAGGAAAGTACAGAGACACAGTTGTCTTTAGCGAATGCATTAAATGTAAACATTAATGTAGACCAAAAGACCACCATAAATATGCTGATGAATCCTATTACGGGAGACATGTTAACGGCTTCCGGTAATGGTAAGTTGAACATTGGTTTTGATAATGCCGGTGAGCTCTTCATTATAGGTAATCTGCAGATCAGTAGCGGTAGTTATGAATTGACTTTCCAAACCATCAAGAAGCGTTTTGAGATCACGGAAAGCAGCCGAAGTAGTATTTCATTTGCCGGAGATCCAACCAAAGGAATCATGGATATCACGGCGGAATATAAGGTACCGGGTAGAAAGGATGTGAGTACATATCCTGGACTAGATGATGTCAAGGAAAAGGTTTTTGCGGATGTAAGAGTGGATCTGGTTCTTAAAGGGGAGGTTTTAAATCTTTCTGATGTAGATTTTCAAATTGTAGCCAAAGAGAACGAGGTGGCTTCCATAGCTGAAGACTTAAAAGGTCAAGGGTGGAGTATAGTCAATGACAGAGGCGAAAAGAAATCTGATTCCGAAGGGGCAGTTACCGCAGCGAATAAAGAGATGTTGAAGCAGAATGCAATCATGTTATTAGTGGCAGGTAGCTTCTCCATGGACCAAATTTTAGACAGCTTTACCTCTTCTTCCGGTGCAGGGTATGAGGATTTAGCCCGAAGAAATGTGAGTCAGATCATTTCTTCCCAACTGGAACGGTATGCCTCTGGTTTGATCAAAGGGGTGGACTTGAACGTAGGTTTACAATCTTCAGGAGGGGCTACTACGGATGGTAGCGATAGGAGTACGAACCTGAATTTAGGGGTGAGTAAGAAGTTGGCTAATGACCGCCTCATCTTTTCCGTAGGTAAAAACTTTGAATTAGAGAACAAGGAATTACAAAGTGACGAGATCTTTGATAATGTGGAGGCCAACTGGCTCATCAGTACGGATGGTCGATATAGATTAAAAGTATTCCGGAAAAACCGAAACCAAACGGCCGTGGAAGGATCTGTGATAGAAACCGGTTTAGGTTTTATCATAGCCATCGACTATGATACCTGGAGGGAATTGATGAAAAGAAAGAAATGA
- a CDS encoding argininosuccinate synthase — protein sequence MKKVVLAFSGGLDTSFCVKYLKDDKGMEVHSVLVDTGGFTDEEVADIEKKAYDLGVKTHYTARVADKYYKDCIRFLIFGNVLKNNTYPLSVSAERIFQAVAVAEYAKSIGATAIAHGSTGAGNDQVRFDMAFRIIVPDAEIITPIRDLKLSREAEIEYLKGKGVQREWHKSTYSINQGLWGTSVGGKETLNSWDYLPEEAYPTQLTKKKPSEITLEFVKGELKAVNNRRFKNPVEAIRRVHALAAPYAIGRDTHVGDTIIGIKGRVGFEAPAPLIIIKSHHLLEKHVLTKWQQYWKQNLAEWYGMLLHEGHFNEPVLRDIEAYFEHSQKTVTGTVRVRLAPYNFQVLGIQSDYDLMSDVFGSYGEMNNAWSGDDVRGFSKIASNQVMIHQKIQELAEKKK from the coding sequence ATGAAAAAGGTAGTACTGGCATTTAGTGGAGGATTGGATACCTCTTTTTGTGTTAAATACTTAAAAGACGACAAAGGAATGGAAGTCCATTCCGTGCTGGTAGATACCGGTGGGTTTACGGACGAGGAAGTAGCAGACATAGAGAAGAAAGCCTATGATTTGGGTGTAAAAACTCATTACACTGCACGTGTGGCGGATAAATACTATAAGGATTGTATTCGCTTTTTGATCTTTGGTAATGTACTAAAAAATAATACCTATCCTCTTTCTGTGAGTGCAGAGAGGATATTCCAGGCAGTTGCTGTAGCGGAATACGCTAAATCTATAGGGGCTACGGCCATTGCACACGGAAGTACAGGAGCAGGAAATGACCAGGTTAGGTTTGACATGGCGTTCAGAATCATTGTGCCGGATGCAGAAATCATTACCCCGATTCGTGATTTGAAATTATCCCGTGAAGCGGAGATTGAATATTTGAAAGGGAAAGGTGTACAGAGAGAATGGCACAAATCTACCTATTCCATCAACCAAGGACTTTGGGGAACAAGTGTGGGAGGTAAAGAGACGCTTAATTCCTGGGATTACTTACCGGAAGAGGCTTATCCTACTCAGTTGACGAAGAAGAAACCTTCAGAGATTACTTTAGAGTTTGTTAAGGGTGAATTGAAAGCCGTAAATAATCGCAGATTCAAAAACCCTGTGGAGGCCATCCGTAGAGTACATGCTTTAGCAGCTCCTTATGCTATAGGTAGAGATACTCACGTAGGGGACACCATTATAGGTATCAAAGGTAGAGTAGGATTTGAAGCTCCTGCACCTTTGATCATTATTAAATCTCACCACCTATTGGAAAAGCATGTTCTAACCAAATGGCAGCAATACTGGAAACAAAACCTAGCTGAATGGTATGGCATGTTACTTCATGAAGGACATTTTAATGAGCCTGTTTTGAGAGACATCGAGGCATATTTTGAACATAGTCAAAAAACGGTAACCGGAACGGTTCGGGTACGATTAGCTCCTTATAACTTCCAAGTTCTAGGTATTCAGTCGGATTATGATCTCATGTCTGATGTATTTGGTTCTTATGGTGAAATGAACAATGCATGGTCAGGGGATGACGTAAGAGGGTTCTCTAAAATTGCCTCTAACCAAGTGATGATTCATCAGAAGATTCAAGAGCTGGCTGAAAAGAAAAAATGA
- the tamL gene encoding translocation and assembly module lipoprotein TamL yields the protein MRKLLLLILFVQVFQACKVADKIPPQKRLYGGAEVKVVKHDSLKGGEVPEFKTILEDATRPSPNTMLFGYPYKVAFNYWLGPKKKDKGFKEWFRKRLGEEPVFIDSYLVDQNVLNLQSILHSYGYFDGRVSGDLEEKNVLGFAKYQVEPNERYQIDSVIIDPPSEGDFNEDFLSFSQHFKFPKYFDLQKIKEERQEMYNSMRNMGYYYFRPEYINIQIDSNRAGTRLSAKVAPREHIPTTAKKRYQINNIYVNIDKPTVINRRDSSSFDFFRGLILDDPNKKYKEKIFLDAIAFRPGVLYNNDAVSVTSNRLLSLGNFRSIQSQFTVVNRLDSTLIDVYYNLQTNKKKTINFETNALSRSSGLAGTQVSLSWKNINTFKGAERIEVGVNGNFEFQLGGKRVDTEYNENYRTGAWTTLQFPRFIAPWIKIDPENSKVLPRTLLRISYENFIKRGLYDLNSASAEWGYAWTRGRGIEHAFKPFKFTFVKSSNLTPAFVEEIFLNPQLLEILNNNLIIGSGYEIVITPTSRKKSTFSYRGGVDAAGTLLTLFDKLKKDESKRGEFFGELYSQFVRVENEVRYRYELSRDVSWANRAIVGIGAPYGNSYTLPFVNQFFVGGNNSLRAFRARGVGPGTYTTEGKSNAEKFVATNTGDIKIEFNTELRYKLNSLFSTAFFVDAGNIWMFKDPYIYDEGAVFSKNFMKELAVGGGIGFRLDFGIFVFRIDVATPFRKPWLEESNRWVFDQMSLKSKEWRRENIIWNFAVGLPF from the coding sequence ATGAGGAAACTACTGCTCTTAATCCTATTTGTTCAGGTCTTTCAAGCCTGTAAAGTAGCGGACAAGATCCCGCCGCAGAAACGCTTGTATGGAGGAGCGGAAGTAAAAGTGGTGAAGCATGACAGTTTGAAAGGCGGAGAAGTTCCTGAGTTTAAGACAATCTTAGAAGATGCTACCCGCCCGTCTCCCAATACCATGCTTTTTGGTTACCCTTATAAAGTAGCCTTTAATTATTGGTTAGGACCAAAGAAGAAGGACAAAGGGTTTAAAGAGTGGTTTAGAAAGCGTCTAGGCGAAGAACCTGTATTTATAGATTCTTATTTGGTAGATCAAAATGTACTTAACCTTCAATCCATACTGCATTCTTACGGTTATTTTGATGGAAGGGTTTCCGGAGATCTGGAAGAGAAGAATGTATTAGGCTTCGCAAAATATCAAGTGGAGCCGAATGAGCGTTACCAGATAGATTCAGTGATCATTGATCCACCTTCAGAAGGGGATTTCAATGAGGATTTCCTAAGTTTTTCTCAACATTTTAAATTTCCGAAGTACTTTGACCTCCAAAAAATCAAGGAAGAAAGGCAGGAGATGTATAATTCCATGAGGAATATGGGGTACTATTATTTCCGACCTGAATACATCAATATTCAAATAGATTCTAATCGTGCCGGCACCCGACTAAGTGCTAAAGTTGCACCCCGAGAGCATATTCCCACTACGGCGAAGAAGAGATATCAGATCAATAACATCTATGTGAACATAGATAAACCTACAGTCATCAATAGACGAGACAGTTCCTCTTTTGACTTCTTTAGAGGTTTGATTCTGGATGACCCTAATAAGAAGTATAAGGAGAAGATTTTCCTAGATGCCATTGCCTTCCGTCCAGGGGTATTGTACAATAATGATGCGGTATCTGTAACCTCAAACCGGCTATTAAGTTTAGGGAATTTCCGCTCCATTCAAAGCCAGTTTACGGTGGTGAACCGCTTAGACTCCACCTTGATAGACGTATATTATAATCTTCAGACCAATAAGAAAAAGACCATCAATTTTGAGACAAACGCCTTGAGCCGCTCCAGTGGTTTGGCGGGTACTCAGGTGAGTCTGAGTTGGAAGAACATCAATACTTTTAAGGGCGCTGAACGGATAGAAGTGGGGGTGAATGGCAACTTCGAGTTTCAGTTGGGCGGTAAAAGAGTAGACACCGAATACAATGAAAACTATAGGACGGGAGCTTGGACTACTTTGCAGTTTCCACGATTTATAGCACCTTGGATCAAGATTGACCCTGAGAATTCTAAGGTATTACCCAGAACTTTATTGAGGATATCTTACGAAAACTTTATTAAGAGAGGCTTGTATGATTTGAACTCTGCAAGTGCAGAATGGGGTTATGCCTGGACCAGAGGTAGAGGGATAGAACATGCATTTAAACCGTTCAAATTCACCTTTGTAAAATCTTCTAACCTAACACCAGCATTTGTGGAGGAGATCTTTTTGAATCCACAACTTTTGGAAATCCTGAATAACAACTTGATTATAGGATCCGGGTATGAGATTGTGATTACGCCTACCAGTAGGAAGAAGAGTACCTTCAGTTATAGAGGAGGAGTAGATGCTGCCGGAACCTTGTTGACTCTCTTTGATAAGTTGAAAAAAGATGAGTCAAAAAGAGGAGAGTTTTTTGGGGAGCTATATAGTCAGTTTGTAAGGGTGGAGAATGAGGTGCGGTATAGGTATGAACTTTCTAGAGATGTATCTTGGGCAAACCGTGCTATTGTGGGTATTGGTGCACCTTACGGGAATTCCTATACTCTGCCCTTCGTGAATCAGTTTTTTGTGGGGGGAAATAACTCTTTAAGAGCTTTCCGTGCCAGAGGGGTAGGTCCGGGAACGTATACCACGGAAGGTAAGTCAAACGCAGAGAAGTTTGTAGCCACAAATACGGGGGATATTAAGATAGAGTTTAATACGGAGTTAAGGTATAAACTGAACAGCCTGTTTAGTACTGCATTCTTTGTGGATGCGGGTAATATATGGATGTTTAAGGATCCTTACATCTATGATGAAGGGGCAGTGTTTTCCAAGAACTTTATGAAGGAATTGGCTGTAGGGGGTGGGATAGGCTTCCGACTAGATTTTGGCATCTTCGTGTTCCGAATAGATGTGGCCACACCTTTCCGGAAGCCTTGGTTAGAGGAATCAAACCGCTGGGTATTTGATCAGATGAGTTTAAAGAGCAAAGAATGGCGTAGGGAAAACATCATCTGGAACTTTGCCGTTGGTTTACCATTCTAA
- a CDS encoding M48 family metalloprotease, which yields MRRNSGFTFRIIIGLVLAGVAYFSYLGKSQENPLTGEVQKVSLSPEEEVALGLQSAPQMAQEYGGLYPDEQVQKQVSGVGNRLVQAFNRELDNKGIKNPYVFNFYVLRDGKTVNAFALPGGQIFITAGLLGRLKTEDQLAGVLGHEIAHVIHRHSSEQMAKTELYQGLAGAASASAGDLGAGQIASYVANMKLLKYGREDELESDEFGVKYMINAGYHPEAMIEVMQILAEASGGDMDRDEFSSSHPSPANRISRLKELIAAYKNNPQ from the coding sequence ATGAGACGCAACAGTGGTTTTACATTTAGAATCATCATTGGCTTAGTCTTAGCTGGAGTGGCTTACTTCAGTTATTTAGGAAAGTCTCAAGAAAACCCATTGACCGGTGAAGTTCAAAAGGTGAGTCTGAGCCCTGAGGAAGAAGTGGCCCTTGGTTTACAAAGTGCTCCTCAGATGGCTCAGGAGTATGGAGGATTGTATCCTGATGAGCAGGTACAAAAGCAGGTGAGTGGTGTGGGTAACAGATTGGTTCAGGCCTTTAACAGAGAATTGGATAATAAGGGGATCAAGAATCCTTATGTATTTAATTTTTATGTGCTAAGAGACGGGAAGACGGTCAATGCATTTGCCTTGCCCGGGGGGCAGATTTTTATTACTGCGGGATTATTGGGTAGGTTGAAAACAGAGGATCAGTTAGCCGGAGTATTGGGGCATGAGATAGCTCATGTGATTCATAGGCATTCTTCCGAACAAATGGCAAAAACTGAGCTTTATCAGGGTTTGGCTGGAGCAGCTTCAGCATCTGCAGGTGATTTGGGAGCGGGGCAGATTGCTTCCTATGTGGCAAATATGAAGCTATTGAAATACGGAAGGGAGGATGAATTAGAATCAGATGAATTTGGAGTAAAGTATATGATCAATGCCGGATATCATCCTGAGGCTATGATTGAAGTAATGCAAATCTTAGCGGAGGCATCTGGTGGAGATATGGACAGGGATGAATTTTCCAGTTCACATCCTAGTCCCGCAAACAGAATATCCCGATTAAAAGAATTGATTGCAGCATATAAAAATAATCCCCAATGA
- a CDS encoding ribonucleotide-diphosphate reductase subunit beta, with the protein MTDEELRQIEPLLMDDPTRFVIFPIKHNDIWEFYKKAEASFWTAEELDLSQDHKDWASLNDGERHFISHVLAFFAASDGIVNENLAVGFLSNVQYAEAKCFYGFQIMIENIHAETYSLLIDTYIKDTTERQRMLNAIETIPCVKKKADWAIRWIEQGTFIERLIAFAAVEGIFFSGSFCSIFWLKKRGLMPGLTFSNELISRDEGLHRDFACLLYTKYIVNKLPEEQVYTIIKDAVEIEKEFVSDALPVSLIGMNAPQMCQYIEFVADHLLESLNLKKVYNATNPFDFMDLISLQGKTNFFEKRVGEYQKAGVTADKDKMNFSLDEDF; encoded by the coding sequence ATGACAGATGAAGAATTACGGCAGATTGAACCTCTGCTCATGGATGATCCAACACGCTTTGTTATCTTTCCTATCAAACACAATGACATTTGGGAATTCTATAAAAAAGCAGAAGCCTCATTCTGGACAGCAGAAGAATTAGACCTTTCTCAAGACCATAAAGACTGGGCCTCACTGAATGACGGAGAAAGACATTTTATCTCTCATGTCTTAGCCTTCTTTGCTGCATCTGATGGAATTGTAAACGAAAACCTTGCGGTAGGATTTCTTTCAAATGTACAATACGCAGAAGCCAAATGCTTCTATGGTTTCCAAATCATGATAGAAAACATTCATGCTGAAACCTACTCCCTTCTCATTGATACTTATATCAAAGATACCACTGAAAGACAGCGGATGCTGAATGCCATTGAGACCATCCCTTGTGTAAAGAAAAAGGCGGATTGGGCTATACGCTGGATAGAGCAAGGTACCTTCATTGAAAGACTGATAGCCTTTGCTGCCGTGGAAGGAATTTTCTTCTCCGGATCCTTTTGTTCCATCTTTTGGCTAAAGAAAAGAGGACTTATGCCGGGGCTGACCTTCTCTAATGAATTAATTTCCAGAGACGAAGGTCTGCACCGTGATTTCGCCTGCCTTCTATATACCAAGTATATTGTAAACAAACTACCTGAAGAACAGGTTTACACCATCATTAAAGACGCCGTAGAAATAGAGAAGGAGTTTGTCTCTGACGCCCTTCCTGTTTCACTGATAGGCATGAATGCTCCGCAAATGTGTCAGTACATTGAGTTTGTGGCGGATCACTTGCTAGAATCCTTGAATCTTAAGAAGGTATACAATGCCACTAACCCTTTTGATTTCATGGACTTGATCTCTCTTCAAGGAAAAACCAACTTCTTCGAGAAGCGTGTAGGAGAATATCAAAAGGCAGGGGTGACTGCTGACAAAGACAAGATGAACTTCTCTCTGGATGAAGATTTTTAG